In Uranotaenia lowii strain MFRU-FL chromosome 2, ASM2978415v1, whole genome shotgun sequence, one genomic interval encodes:
- the LOC129747721 gene encoding SOX domain-containing protein dichaete yields MINHSMASLSHPHYGFSLGNHMDMPPAADYAPQPNHSPSSMDVKPRLSFPPTSLAGFQTHSPGQHTGQSGSHTSPGQEGHIKRPMNAFMVWSRLQRRQIAKDNPKMHNSEISKRLGSEWKLLTEDQKRPFIDEAKRLRASHMKEHPDYKYRPRRKPKNPLTSAANGLPLGMQQSAKSALGSSYPFPQLPPYFAPTHPLQQLEQHYPVPYFGGFDPLTLSKLHQQQNMQSASPTGLEAQKTQQMPPTSLSSFYSNIYSGISAAAAAAPLYAAHSNSLYNSSASSASPGSSPSTSQHSSVLPDIENSMRRPVQVIY; encoded by the coding sequence ATGATCAACCACAGCATGGCTAGTCTGAGTCATCCACATTACGGATTCTCCCTGGGCAATCACATGGATATGCCGCCGGCAGCTGACTACGCGCCGCAACCAAATCACAGTCCCAGCAGCATGGATGTGAAGCCACGGCTCAGTTTTCCACCGACTTCGCTGGCCGGGTTCCAGACCCACTCGCCGGGTCAGCACACCGGACAATCCGGATCGCATACGTCCCCGGGACAGGAAGGACACATCAAGCGTCCGATGAATGCCTTCATGGTGTGGTCTCGGCTGCAGCGTCGCCAAATTGCCAAGGACAATCCCAAGATGCACAATTCGGAAATCTCCAAACGCTTGGGATCCGAATGGAAATTGCTCACCGAAGACCAGAAGCGCCCCTTCATCGATGAGGCCAAACGTCTGAGGGCCAGCCACATGAAGGAACATCCGGACTACAAATACCGTCCACGTCGCAAGCCCAAGAACCCCCTCACCAGTGCCGCCAATGGACTTCCGCTTGGAATGCAACAATCCGCTAAATCGGCCCTAGGATCATCATACCCATTCCCGCAACTTCCGCCCTACTTCGCCCCAACTCATCCGCTACAACAGCTTGAGCAACACTATCCGGTTCCCTACTTCGGCGGCTTCGATCCCCTGACCCTGTCCAAACTTCACCAGCAGCAGAACATGCAGAGCGCATCTCCCACCGGCCTCGAAGCCCAGAAGACCCAACAGATGCCACCGACTTCCCTGAGCTCGTTTTACTCCAACATCTACAGCGGTATCTCGGCAGCAGCCGCAGCCGCTCCTCTCTACGCCGCCCACTCCAACAGCCTCTACAACTCATCCGCGTCATCAGCCTCACCCGGAT